A single window of Wenzhouxiangella sp. XN24 DNA harbors:
- a CDS encoding copper chaperone PCu(A)C, whose translation MRLTVLLLATLLWGCAPDAPETSAPVGATPPESAAPADATPPEPAAAATGSPVISDAWIRRVPPAAHMTAGYLSISNPGAEPLVIVGVESPAFGSVELHGTIMTDGVARMREQEAVTVAPGDTVRFEPGGLHLMLMQPTDGVPTSGTVPMTLLLEDGERIEFDAPVGSPGG comes from the coding sequence ATGAGACTGACGGTCCTGTTACTTGCGACGCTGCTCTGGGGTTGCGCGCCCGACGCGCCGGAAACATCGGCGCCCGTCGGCGCGACGCCACCGGAATCAGCCGCGCCCGCCGATGCGACGCCGCCGGAACCAGCTGCAGCCGCCACGGGCAGCCCCGTCATCAGCGACGCCTGGATCCGCCGCGTACCGCCCGCGGCGCACATGACCGCCGGCTACCTGTCGATCAGCAACCCCGGCGCCGAGCCCCTGGTGATCGTGGGCGTCGAGAGCCCCGCCTTCGGTTCCGTCGAGCTGCACGGTACGATCATGACCGACGGGGTCGCCCGCATGCGCGAGCAGGAAGCCGTCACGGTCGCACCGGGCGACACGGTGCGTTTCGAACCCGGCGGCCTGCACCTGATGCTCATGCAGCCGACCGACGGCGTGCCCACCAGCGGCACGGTGCCCATGACCCTGTTGCTGGAGGACGGCGAGCGAATCGAGTTCGACGCCCCCGTCGGCTCACCGGGGGGCTGA
- a CDS encoding SCO family protein, with protein MSRNHFIVAAVVLAIVAATAGAWLAAHLGAPEMPVHARMLNTPRPVPDLPGLDHHGEPLRIQDLEGRWTIAFFGFTHCPDICPATLQVLAGARRLLDDLPAEDRPEVVMISVDPQRDVPERLAEYVPFFHPEFRGLTVADAHLPELTRSFGAAYAYSPAGDDSYTVDHTASVFVVDRQARVAAVFPTPHTAEGIAEDMRRILKLEASR; from the coding sequence ATGTCACGCAACCACTTCATCGTCGCGGCGGTCGTTCTCGCGATCGTCGCAGCCACCGCCGGCGCCTGGCTCGCGGCGCACCTCGGCGCCCCGGAGATGCCGGTGCATGCCCGCATGCTGAACACGCCGCGGCCCGTGCCCGACCTGCCCGGCCTCGATCACCATGGCGAGCCGCTGCGTATCCAGGACCTCGAGGGACGCTGGACGATCGCCTTTTTCGGCTTCACGCATTGCCCGGACATCTGTCCCGCGACGCTCCAGGTGCTGGCTGGCGCGCGTCGCCTGCTGGACGACCTGCCGGCCGAGGATCGCCCCGAGGTCGTGATGATCTCCGTGGATCCGCAGCGCGACGTGCCCGAGCGCCTGGCCGAATACGTGCCGTTCTTTCACCCGGAATTCCGGGGCCTCACGGTCGCGGACGCGCACCTGCCCGAACTGACCCGGAGCTTCGGCGCGGCTTACGCCTATTCGCCGGCGGGTGACGACAGCTACACGGTGGATCACACGGCCTCCGTGTTCGTGGTCGACCGCCAGGCGAGAGTGGCCGCCGTGTTCCCCACCCCACACACCGCCGAGGGCATCGCCGAAGACATGCGACGGATCCTGAAGCTGGAGGCATCACGATGA
- the prmB gene encoding 50S ribosomal protein L3 N(5)-glutamine methyltransferase, with the protein MSSSAQALHSLHTITDFVRWGASRFAAAGLHFGHGTDDPVDEALVLVRHALHLGHDLPPEFYGARLTDEEKGAVLALIERRIEERIPAPYLTGEAWFAGLPFHVDPRVLIPRSPFAELIETGFAPWAERLEIHRVLDLCTGSGCIAIGCAMAFPDAAVDAVELSPEALEVARQNVARHDVGAQVELLAGDLWAPVAGRRYELVVSNPPYVGDAEMARLPPEYGHEPEMGLRSGTAGLDVVARIIAGARAHLQPGGLLFVEVGNSAPAVAAAWPELPFTWLEFARGGSGVFLLKAEELP; encoded by the coding sequence GTGAGTTCGAGCGCACAGGCGCTGCACAGCCTGCACACCATCACGGATTTCGTGCGCTGGGGCGCCAGCCGCTTCGCCGCCGCCGGGCTGCATTTCGGCCACGGCACGGACGATCCCGTGGACGAGGCGCTCGTGCTGGTGCGCCACGCCCTGCACCTGGGGCACGACCTCCCCCCGGAGTTCTACGGCGCCCGCCTGACCGATGAAGAGAAAGGCGCGGTGCTCGCCCTCATCGAAAGGCGCATCGAGGAACGCATCCCGGCCCCTTACCTCACCGGCGAGGCCTGGTTCGCCGGCCTCCCGTTTCACGTGGACCCGCGCGTGCTGATTCCGCGCTCGCCCTTCGCGGAGCTCATCGAGACCGGCTTTGCGCCCTGGGCGGAGCGCCTGGAAATCCACCGCGTGCTGGATCTGTGCACCGGCAGCGGCTGCATCGCGATCGGCTGCGCCATGGCGTTCCCCGACGCCGCGGTCGATGCCGTGGAGTTGTCCCCCGAGGCGCTGGAGGTGGCCCGGCAGAACGTCGCGCGTCACGACGTCGGGGCGCAGGTCGAACTGCTCGCGGGCGACCTCTGGGCCCCGGTGGCAGGGCGTCGCTACGAGCTGGTGGTGAGCAACCCCCCGTACGTCGGCGACGCCGAGATGGCCCGGCTGCCGCCGGAATACGGTCACGAGCCGGAAATGGGCCTGCGTTCGGGCACCGCCGGGCTCGACGTGGTGGCGAGGATCATTGCCGGCGCGCGAGCTCACCTGCAGCCCGGCGGGCTGCTGTTCGTCGAGGTCGGCAACTCTGCGCCGGCGGTGGCGGCGGCCTGGCCGGAGCTGCCGTTCACCTGGCTGGAATTCGCGCGCGGCGGGAGCGGCGTGTTCCTGCTCAAGGCCGAGGAGCTGCCCTGA
- the aroC gene encoding chorismate synthase has product MSGNTIGRLFTVTSFGESHGPGLGCIVDGCPPGLPLDEEDIQRDVERRRSGKSRHVSQRREPDQVRIMSGVYEGMTTGAPIGLVVENLDAKPKDYSKIAELFRPGHADYTWARKYGFRDHRGGGRSSARETVMRVAAGAIARKYLALRHGIDIRGWLAQLGPIALEPVALETVDDNPFFCPDPSRVPELERYMDALRKEGDSIGARVNVIATGVPPGLGEPVFDKLDADIAHAMMGINAVKAVEIGDGFAVVEQKGTAHRDEMSPEGFLSNHAGGTLGGISSGQAIRVSMALKPTSSLRLPGRTVDVRGEAATVVTTGRHDPCVGVRATPIAEAMLALVLMDHLLRDRGQNADVVPGAPLIPDAPR; this is encoded by the coding sequence ATGTCGGGAAACACGATCGGTCGATTGTTCACTGTGACGAGCTTCGGCGAGAGCCACGGTCCCGGCCTCGGCTGCATCGTCGACGGGTGCCCGCCGGGCCTGCCGCTGGACGAGGAGGACATCCAGCGCGATGTCGAGCGGCGGCGCAGCGGCAAGTCGCGCCACGTGAGCCAGCGGCGCGAGCCCGACCAGGTGCGGATCATGTCGGGCGTCTACGAGGGCATGACCACCGGGGCGCCGATCGGGCTCGTCGTCGAGAACCTGGACGCCAAGCCGAAGGACTACTCGAAGATCGCCGAGCTGTTCCGGCCCGGCCACGCCGACTACACCTGGGCGCGCAAGTACGGGTTTCGCGATCACCGCGGCGGCGGGCGCTCCAGTGCCCGGGAGACGGTGATGCGGGTCGCGGCCGGGGCGATCGCGCGCAAGTACCTGGCGTTGCGCCACGGCATCGACATCCGCGGCTGGCTCGCGCAGCTGGGCCCCATCGCGCTCGAGCCGGTCGCGCTCGAGACCGTCGATGACAACCCGTTTTTCTGCCCCGACCCGTCGCGCGTGCCGGAGCTGGAACGCTACATGGACGCGCTGCGCAAGGAGGGCGACTCGATCGGCGCGCGCGTCAACGTGATCGCCACGGGCGTGCCCCCCGGGCTCGGCGAGCCGGTGTTCGACAAGCTCGACGCCGACATCGCGCACGCCATGATGGGCATCAACGCGGTGAAGGCCGTGGAGATCGGCGACGGCTTCGCCGTGGTCGAACAGAAAGGCACCGCACATCGCGACGAGATGTCGCCGGAGGGTTTCCTGTCGAACCATGCCGGCGGCACGCTCGGGGGGATCTCCTCGGGCCAGGCGATTCGCGTCAGCATGGCGCTGAAACCGACTTCCAGCCTGCGGTTGCCCGGGCGCACGGTCGATGTCCGCGGCGAGGCCGCCACGGTCGTCACGACGGGACGCCACGATCCCTGCGTGGGCGTGCGCGCCACGCCGATCGCCGAGGCCATGCTCGCGCTGGTGCTGATGGATCACCTGCTCCGCGATCGGGGCCAGAATGCCGATGTCGTGCCGGGAGCGCCGCTGATCCCCGATGCCCCCCGCTGA
- a CDS encoding MFS transporter, which yields MPPAEPSGAPPNVAPTGLHPRLATFYLFYFGAIGVFVPFFSFYLQQQGFSAVAIGQLMAIPMAMRVLAPGLWGWAADTTGRRDLTLRIGVSLAAAGALWLAGASGYVAMAFALAAFALPWSGLLPQFEATTLSHLGTRPHRYGLIRLWGSVGFIVAVTLGGFAFEGARLAAVPVVLLLLVVGTAVAVWRVPAAPPAPTTTTAPGGLGAALRRPWVIALLLVCLLQQAAFGPYYVFFTIYLDELGYGTGVTGLLWAWGVAAEIVMFIYTPRLIERFGYRPLLLFALGVSVLRWLLTAWAATSLPLLVFAQTLHMAAFGLFHAVVVLLFHRAFAGRLQGRGQALYSAVGFGIGGALGSLGSGYAWSVVGAAGAWSGAALLAAVAMVVAWRGLAHADVADAAPASVTGQDEGRQPMRGRQ from the coding sequence ATGCCCCCCGCTGAGCCGTCCGGCGCGCCGCCGAACGTCGCGCCGACCGGCCTTCATCCGCGCCTCGCGACCTTCTACCTGTTCTACTTCGGCGCGATCGGCGTGTTCGTGCCGTTCTTCTCCTTCTACCTGCAGCAGCAGGGATTCAGCGCCGTGGCCATCGGCCAGCTGATGGCGATTCCCATGGCGATGCGCGTGCTGGCGCCCGGCCTGTGGGGCTGGGCGGCCGACACCACCGGCCGGCGCGACCTGACCTTGCGCATCGGCGTGTCGCTGGCCGCCGCGGGCGCATTGTGGCTGGCCGGCGCCTCGGGCTATGTCGCGATGGCCTTCGCGCTCGCCGCCTTTGCCCTGCCGTGGAGCGGGCTCTTGCCGCAGTTCGAGGCGACCACCCTGAGCCATCTCGGCACGCGGCCGCATCGCTACGGGTTGATCCGCCTGTGGGGCTCCGTGGGGTTCATCGTCGCCGTGACGCTGGGCGGCTTCGCCTTCGAAGGGGCGCGGCTCGCCGCGGTCCCGGTCGTGTTGCTGCTGCTGGTGGTCGGCACCGCGGTGGCGGTCTGGCGTGTGCCCGCCGCACCGCCCGCCCCGACGACGACCACAGCGCCGGGCGGGCTCGGCGCCGCATTGCGCCGCCCCTGGGTGATCGCCCTGCTGCTCGTCTGCCTGCTGCAGCAGGCGGCCTTCGGGCCCTATTACGTGTTCTTCACCATCTATCTCGACGAGCTCGGTTACGGCACGGGCGTGACGGGATTGTTGTGGGCGTGGGGCGTGGCTGCCGAGATCGTCATGTTTATCTATACTCCGCGGCTGATCGAGCGCTTCGGCTACCGGCCGCTGTTGTTGTTCGCGCTGGGCGTGTCGGTGTTGCGCTGGCTGTTGACGGCCTGGGCGGCGACGTCCCTGCCCCTGCTGGTGTTCGCGCAGACCTTGCACATGGCGGCGTTCGGCCTGTTCCACGCGGTGGTGGTGTTGCTGTTTCATCGCGCCTTCGCGGGAAGGCTGCAAGGCCGGGGTCAGGCGTTGTACAGTGCCGTGGGTTTCGGCATCGGCGGCGCCCTCGGCAGCCTGGGCAGCGGCTACGCGTGGTCGGTGGTCGGCGCCGCAGGGGCCTGGAGCGGCGCGGCGCTGCTGGCCGCGGTGGCGATGGTCGTCGCCTGGCGAGGACTGGCACATGCGGACGTCGCGGATGCGGCGCCCGCCTCGGTCACGGGACAGGATGAGGGGCGTCAGCCCATGCGAGGCAGGCAATGA
- a CDS encoding aspartate-semialdehyde dehydrogenase — protein sequence MSRTKSYSVAVVGATGLVGEAMLECLAQREFPIRQLHLLASERSAGTAVTFAGRKHVVTDLAEFDFSGVDLALFSAGGSVSAEHAPRAAAAGAMVIDNTSHFRYDDDVPLVVPEVNPEALERASRRNIIANPNCSTIQMVVALKPIHDAARITRINVATYQSVSGAGRRMVEELARQTANLMNGRPLGDMLSPRPLAFNALPQIDAFEDNGYTREEMKMVWETQKIFADPTIGVNATAVRVPVFFGHSEAVHIETERKVTAVQARRLLREAPGVKVMDRRVPGGYPTAATEATGADAVWVGRIREDISHPRGLSLWVVSDNIRKGAALNSVQIAETFVKTYL from the coding sequence ATGAGCAGGACAAAGTCGTATTCCGTGGCGGTGGTGGGCGCAACGGGCCTGGTCGGCGAGGCCATGCTGGAGTGCCTCGCGCAACGCGAATTTCCCATCCGGCAGCTGCACCTGCTCGCCAGCGAACGCTCCGCCGGTACGGCGGTCACCTTCGCCGGGCGCAAGCATGTCGTCACCGACCTCGCCGAATTCGATTTTTCCGGCGTCGATCTCGCGCTGTTCTCGGCGGGCGGCTCGGTCTCGGCGGAGCATGCGCCGCGGGCTGCGGCGGCCGGGGCCATGGTGATCGACAACACCTCGCACTTCCGCTACGACGACGACGTGCCGCTCGTCGTGCCGGAGGTGAACCCGGAGGCGCTCGAGCGGGCCTCCCGGCGCAACATCATCGCCAACCCGAACTGCTCCACCATCCAGATGGTGGTGGCGCTGAAGCCCATCCACGACGCCGCCCGCATCACCCGCATCAACGTGGCCACCTACCAGTCGGTCTCGGGCGCGGGCCGTCGCATGGTCGAGGAACTGGCCCGCCAGACGGCCAACCTGATGAACGGCCGGCCGCTCGGCGACATGCTCTCGCCCCGCCCCCTGGCGTTCAACGCATTGCCGCAGATCGATGCCTTCGAGGACAACGGCTACACGCGGGAAGAGATGAAGATGGTCTGGGAGACGCAGAAAATCTTCGCCGACCCGACCATCGGCGTGAACGCCACCGCGGTGCGGGTGCCGGTATTTTTCGGCCATTCGGAGGCCGTCCACATCGAGACGGAACGGAAGGTCACGGCAGTCCAGGCCCGTCGCCTGCTGCGCGAGGCCCCGGGCGTCAAGGTCATGGACAGGCGCGTGCCCGGCGGCTATCCCACGGCGGCCACCGAGGCGACGGGCGCGGATGCGGTGTGGGTCGGGCGGATCCGCGAGGATATCTCGCACCCGCGCGGCTTGAGTCTCTGGGTCGTCTCCGACAACATTCGCAAGGGTGCCGCGCTGAATAGCGTCCAGATCGCTGAAACTTTTGTAAAAACCTACTTGTGA
- a CDS encoding FimV/HubP family polar landmark protein, whose protein sequence is MSRKLILLGVLSLVLAPGVALSVGLGDIRLNSYLNQRMDAEIPLRLSSRQDLESLEVQLASRETFSRYGLDRPGFFDELEFRVRGNDPANAVIDVTSAQPIIEPFLTFLVEVNWNGGRILREYTVLLDPPTFLPAREPAAVETPAAPAPATETQRPAPEARPVPAPRPIASPAPGAATEFGPVQRNDTLWEIARRVRPDSALTTNQVMVALYRANPNAFGGNINRLRAGAILRVPSRAQIASVSTGEANAEVRTQNQAWQGSAAAAPARRLELAPPTEAPDRAAPPATTAPGATEPAAASAAAAPSPQLLEAVEQLRGELAETRRLMELKDAEIAALQSRLAEIESEGVPVQPLPTAPVERPDAVEPDATEAPGEAVVEAEPAPEPAVEPTPEPAPVVVAPVVTPPVAAPSLMDRALLLLGSLWLWLVLAIVLIVAAVVLFLRRRNESESSIEEDLAETGKWAALDAAAGKAAPEATAGIAAAAAGAASTPPPPPRPRDTLESILVEESKPAAPPPEPEPLPAPAPEPETAGDEDYQYPFEDTIAGETGINLDQSDPMAEADFHMAYGLYDQAAEIVKKAIEREPDRYDLRRKLIDICFVWGNADEFLAQARAVREMGGADQAADWAKIAIMGRQIAPGEAMFAAGEAPSVDVDLGGDTAAPQDTSESGEWLDFDVGESDEPVATLGDTREHPGPGARRPIEETAELNLEDLGIDLDLGESGEHALEDLAAQVPDEAGDENEDQFTGTMRLEDTPAFDTSADESDEPDTRLAPGPSFPAEDEDDDGGTLMMEALDMPPSDDPTQRGEALGLSEDDPTLSGLSGISRDALGEDDTLLREARLSGEGDESPGEDDPTLTGFESLAADVGEDEQDDDEDRTMLARFEAADDSPTTEMGTIDEDVDLDLDELTQVLESDLESYKSEEDADATQMAPRYPGESDGDADATMMAPALEERGEQDEDDDATQMSPRPDAEEAGASYEAGDTREMSPVEMNEVGTKLDLARAYIDMGDPEGARSILGEVLEEGDEAQREEARELLDNLD, encoded by the coding sequence ATGTCGCGCAAGCTGATTCTTCTCGGGGTGCTGTCCCTCGTTCTCGCGCCTGGCGTGGCCTTGTCCGTCGGACTGGGCGATATCCGGCTGAATTCCTACCTGAACCAGCGCATGGACGCGGAGATTCCGCTGCGTCTCAGCTCTCGCCAGGACCTCGAATCGCTGGAGGTGCAACTGGCTTCCCGGGAGACTTTCAGCCGCTACGGGCTCGATCGTCCCGGCTTCTTCGACGAACTGGAGTTCCGCGTCCGGGGCAACGATCCCGCGAACGCGGTGATCGACGTCACGTCCGCGCAGCCGATCATCGAGCCGTTTTTGACCTTCCTCGTGGAGGTCAACTGGAATGGCGGACGCATCCTGCGCGAGTACACGGTGCTGCTCGATCCGCCGACGTTCCTGCCGGCGCGCGAGCCGGCCGCGGTCGAGACCCCGGCGGCCCCGGCCCCGGCCACCGAAACGCAGCGTCCGGCGCCCGAGGCGCGTCCCGTGCCCGCACCGCGACCCATTGCCTCGCCGGCCCCGGGCGCCGCCACGGAGTTCGGTCCGGTGCAGCGTAACGACACGCTGTGGGAAATCGCCCGGCGCGTTCGTCCGGACAGCGCGCTGACCACCAACCAGGTGATGGTGGCGTTGTACCGGGCCAACCCGAATGCCTTCGGCGGCAACATCAACCGGCTGCGCGCCGGCGCCATCCTGCGCGTCCCGAGCCGCGCGCAGATCGCGTCGGTGTCCACCGGCGAAGCGAATGCCGAGGTCCGCACCCAGAACCAGGCCTGGCAGGGCAGCGCCGCCGCGGCGCCTGCACGGCGCCTCGAACTGGCGCCGCCGACCGAAGCGCCCGATCGGGCCGCGCCGCCGGCGACCACCGCCCCCGGGGCCACCGAGCCTGCCGCGGCATCCGCTGCGGCCGCGCCGTCCCCGCAATTGCTCGAAGCCGTCGAACAGCTGCGCGGCGAGCTCGCCGAAACACGCCGGCTGATGGAATTGAAGGACGCGGAGATCGCCGCGCTGCAGTCACGCCTGGCGGAGATCGAGTCCGAGGGCGTGCCCGTGCAGCCGCTGCCCACGGCCCCCGTGGAACGCCCGGACGCCGTCGAGCCGGACGCGACCGAAGCGCCGGGCGAGGCCGTGGTCGAAGCCGAGCCCGCGCCGGAACCGGCGGTCGAGCCGACCCCGGAGCCCGCGCCTGTCGTCGTCGCGCCGGTCGTCACGCCGCCGGTGGCGGCACCGTCGCTGATGGATCGTGCGCTGCTGTTGCTGGGCAGCCTGTGGTTATGGCTGGTCCTGGCCATCGTATTGATCGTCGCAGCCGTGGTGCTGTTCCTGCGTCGCCGCAACGAGAGTGAGAGCTCCATCGAGGAAGACCTGGCCGAAACCGGCAAGTGGGCGGCCCTCGATGCGGCCGCCGGAAAAGCCGCGCCGGAGGCCACCGCCGGGATCGCCGCGGCCGCAGCCGGTGCTGCGTCCACGCCCCCGCCGCCACCGCGACCACGCGATACGCTCGAATCGATCCTGGTCGAGGAGAGCAAGCCGGCCGCGCCGCCTCCGGAGCCGGAGCCGCTGCCTGCGCCCGCGCCCGAGCCGGAAACCGCCGGCGACGAGGACTACCAGTATCCGTTCGAGGACACGATCGCCGGCGAAACGGGTATCAACCTGGACCAGTCGGATCCCATGGCCGAAGCCGACTTCCACATGGCTTATGGGCTGTACGACCAGGCGGCGGAGATCGTGAAGAAGGCGATCGAGCGCGAGCCGGATCGCTACGACCTGCGGCGCAAGCTCATCGACATCTGCTTCGTCTGGGGCAATGCCGACGAGTTTCTCGCGCAGGCCCGGGCCGTGCGCGAGATGGGCGGTGCGGACCAGGCCGCCGACTGGGCCAAGATCGCCATCATGGGACGCCAGATCGCCCCCGGCGAGGCCATGTTCGCCGCAGGGGAGGCACCGTCGGTGGACGTGGACCTGGGCGGCGACACCGCGGCACCCCAGGACACCAGCGAATCCGGGGAATGGCTCGATTTCGACGTCGGCGAGTCGGATGAACCCGTCGCCACACTCGGCGATACCCGGGAGCATCCCGGCCCGGGCGCGAGACGGCCCATCGAGGAGACCGCGGAACTGAACCTGGAGGACCTCGGCATCGACCTCGACCTCGGGGAATCGGGCGAGCACGCGCTGGAGGATCTCGCGGCGCAAGTGCCGGACGAAGCCGGCGACGAGAACGAGGACCAGTTCACGGGCACCATGCGCCTCGAGGACACCCCCGCATTCGACACCTCCGCCGACGAGTCGGACGAGCCCGATACCCGTCTCGCTCCGGGCCCTTCGTTCCCGGCCGAGGACGAGGACGATGACGGCGGCACGCTCATGATGGAAGCGCTCGATATGCCGCCGAGCGACGACCCGACCCAGCGCGGCGAAGCGCTCGGGCTGTCGGAGGACGATCCGACACTGTCGGGCCTGTCGGGCATATCGCGCGATGCGCTGGGCGAGGACGATACGTTGCTGCGCGAGGCGAGGCTGTCCGGGGAGGGCGACGAATCCCCCGGCGAGGACGATCCCACCCTGACGGGTTTCGAGTCGCTGGCGGCCGATGTCGGCGAGGACGAACAGGACGACGACGAGGATCGCACGATGCTGGCCCGCTTCGAGGCCGCGGACGATTCGCCGACCACGGAGATGGGCACGATCGACGAGGACGTCGATCTCGACCTCGACGAGCTCACGCAGGTCCTCGAGTCCGACCTGGAATCCTACAAGTCCGAGGAAGACGCCGACGCCACCCAGATGGCGCCGCGTTATCCGGGCGAATCCGACGGCGATGCGGACGCCACCATGATGGCCCCGGCGCTCGAGGAACGCGGTGAGCAGGACGAGGACGACGATGCGACGCAGATGTCGCCTCGCCCGGATGCCGAAGAGGCGGGCGCGTCGTATGAAGCGGGTGATACGCGCGAGATGTCGCCGGTCGAGATGAACGAAGTGGGCACCAAGCTGGACCTGGCGCGGGCCTACATCGACATGGGCGACCCGGAAGGCGCCCGCAGCATCCTCGGCGAAGTCCTCGAGGAAGGCGACGAGGCCCAGCGCGAAGAAGCCCGCGAGCTCCTCGACAACCTCGACTGA